One window of Etheostoma spectabile isolate EspeVRDwgs_2016 chromosome 6, UIUC_Espe_1.0, whole genome shotgun sequence genomic DNA carries:
- the LOC116691603 gene encoding LOW QUALITY PROTEIN: protein FAM111A-like (The sequence of the model RefSeq protein was modified relative to this genomic sequence to represent the inferred CDS: inserted 1 base in 1 codon) translates to MYTKSKKLFRSNAVKEFKYLCVYGEKGITVKEALERDGRFVDKLGHFTLSDNKNPDCITEQIQKVNNLDGKEFKLCLPRNRRATFERQRANSGASNTSLQKCGTTPVVDVVQQRGTSVRAVVDKGASSAEIEEIYEKLRQQSPALRELMESRFPGDSFQKAVNLRKENFGKIQQSFSEVHRVKKLLRQGESVCKVVIEDASQGTGFVLLDNFILTNAHLFKDCVEGQKLKTDVNVFVFFNYEDPEPHLNYYYYELAHRDICCTQDDLDYAVLELNPESQKSNQSTQTQRREVPPGLLKMFGPMPQNGEACIIGHPAGGVKKMDPTFIIEKEKRKQAVRDQLHPYKDPFIVWSIINLLKDQGIENIMMGGKTXDKVGTYNTFMYHGSSGSPVFDARGRVFGLHTAGYAYGFLNHKGSVIEFAQPLLTIFEHYVSMLKEHGKDELLERLKKEVKVNSDLEKVFKSVVELQESRQRPEDEPADPEECLNSIEPMDTE, encoded by the exons ATGTACACCAAATCAAAGAAGCTTTTTAGAAGCAATGCTGTCAAAGAGTTCAAGTATCTGTGTGTCTATGGGGAGAAGGGGATCACTGTCAAAGAGGCTCTGGAAAGAGACGGTCGCTTCGTTGATAAACTCGGCCACTTCACTCTGTCTGACAATAAGAATCCAGACTGCATCACCGAACAAATACAGAAGGTCAACAACCTGGATGGAAAAGAATTCAAGCTGTGTCTTCCACGGAACAGGAGAGCAA ctttTGAACGACAGCGGGCCAATTCTGGTGCATCAAATACTTCACTTCAAAAGTGTGGCACAACGCCAGTTGTAGATGTAGTACAGCAGAGAGGAACCAGTGTCAGAGCGGTAGTTGATAAAGGTGCCAGCAGTGCTGAAATTGAGGAGATTTATGAAAAACTGCGTCAGCAGAGTCCAGCTTTGAGAGAATTGATGGAGAGTAGATTCCCTGGGGATTCTTTTCAGAAAGCAGTCAACCTGAGGAAGGAAAACTTTGGGAAGATCCAACAGTCATTCAGTGAAGTCCACAGAGTCAAGAAGCTGCTGAGACAGGGCGAGTCTGTTTGCAAAGTGGTGATTGAGGATGCTTCTCAGGGAACAGGCTTTGTGCTGCTTGACAACTTCATCTTGACCAACGCACACCTTTTCAAAGATTGTGTCGAAGGACAAAAGTTGAAGACggatgtaaatgtgtttgttttcttcaacTATGAAGATCCTGAGCCGCActtaaattattattactacGAGCTGGCTCACCGTGACATCTGCTGCACTCAGGATGATCTCGATTATGCCGTACTTGAGCTCAACCCTGAGAGCCAGAAATCAAACCAAtcgacacaaacacagagaaggGAGGTGCCACCTGGACTCCTGAAGATGTTTGGTCCAATGCCTCAGAATGGTGAAGCCTGTATTATTGGTCACCCAGCAGGAGGAGTGAAAAAGATGGATCCTACATTTATCattgagaaagagaagagaaagcagGCTGTCAGGGATCAATTACATCCATACAAAGATCCTTTCATTGTCTGGTCAATCATTAACCTTCTCAAAGATCAAGGCATTGAAAACATAATGATGGGTGGAAAAA CAGACAAAGTAGGGACCTACAACACTTTCATGTATCACGGCTCTTCTGGCTCCCCGGTGTTTGACGCTCGTGGTCGAGTCTTTGGTTTGCACACCGCAGGATATGCTTATGGATTCCTAAACCACAAAGGGAGTGTGATAGAGTTCGCCCAACCTCTGCTCACTATATTTGAACATTATGTGAGTATGCTTAAAGAACATGGAAAGGATGAGCTCTTGGAGAGACTTAAGAAAGAGGTGAAGGTAAACTCAGACCTAGAAAAGGTCTTCAAGTCTGTGGTTGAGCTGCAGGAAAGCAGGCAGAGACCCGAGGATGAGCCAGCAGACCCTGAGGAGTGCCTGAACTCCATTGAGCCAATGGATACTGAATAA